One genomic region from Mytilus trossulus isolate FHL-02 chromosome 9, PNRI_Mtr1.1.1.hap1, whole genome shotgun sequence encodes:
- the LOC134682933 gene encoding uncharacterized protein LOC134682933, whose translation MEDGNMIFHDGPDDEPFHIEGPDMHHFRSSSYKEEHQQLKDIWEKVIENYKRNIITLPLQRIKTFDKDGKVVYITPTETDLPSESTDNYQHNIPVQEFQGSSGTIEPANEDQPSTSPEKNLEQGILLQRK comes from the exons ATGGAAGATGGTAACATGATCTTCCATGATGGTCCTGATGATGAACCTTTTCACATCGAAGGTCCAGATATGCACCACTTCCGGTCATCCTCCTATAAAGAAGAACATCAACAACTGAAAGACATCTGGGAAAAGGttatagaaaattataaaagaaacatCATCACATTACCACTTCAAAGAATTAAGACGTTTGACAAAGATGGCAAAGTCGTGTATATAACACCAACTGAGACAG ACTTGCCATCTGAGTCAACAGACAACTACCAGCACAACATACCTGTACAAG AATTTCAAGGCAGTAGTGGCACCATAGAACCTGCCAACGAGGATCAACCATCAACTTCGCCGGAAAAGAATTTAGAACAAGGTATATTACTACAAAGGAAATAa